One genomic region from Vibrio sp. STUT-A11 encodes:
- a CDS encoding condensation domain-containing protein: MSDLTPMQAACWFGREANAKLGGVASHLYTEFDGENINLEKLNSALVSLYHRHEMLRLKVDELGVCSIVDVPNHSLLEVDDFSLLSKDERNQALSSKRKKWAHQMLDLTQGQAAKFSVSLLPGGAFRLHIDTDMIAIDPGSCRILIEDLAKLYEEVPLESSDQLTFFTWHDLAKTDPDLKLQRKADRKWWKSQLASIAPAPSLPLPDSNPSQVDSHHYSAWLEPEQRKVLLSVARQHMITPANLMLGLFARALGKATGDAAFRINVPTFWRPPIVDGTEDLVGDFVNFVILSVEMNGSETLIDFCHSIATKMASLLGHSRYDGVNVMRDLSVHHGSSQLTPIVFTSAIDLPSGDLFSRRVHKHFGSMNWTISQGSQVALDSQVVSIDGGIMINWDVRQEALPKDWTSAMFEHYVALTKSVISDPSLLDAPLESLQTKLICRTGSTAELTPMQRAYLLGRTTQMPLGGVAMQEMLEYRGVLSAACIRRRLSKMVVNYTSLRRFVDSQSLKLHVSQCPQVNFNHVDLSQLETDRVEEELGRFRYTYSHAIFELEQPLWNITTFTLPDTKTHVFTRFDALILDARSIASLLVELFEGEAPYIPLIENEPNAEDAQTQRNKDEKYWINKLSSVEKSMRFPWRKSLESISLSRYKRQSLEISKDTVKKLVRVGGKQGLYKNTIMMSAVMEALSSHVSDGKLCVAVPVLPMISTSYSSESSFIAVQWDANQNEFLQRAKALQADTLEGIEHLAFSGVDLARTLFDRCGPGPTLPIVITNGLSWPALSENAPMTLQRGLTQTPQVAIDVRFVAQAGGSIMFSVDYASEAFADELVKVMLDRIDMIFNYMITTSKFEVVLQQRLSPDKSRVIELFEMPPKEASTADSTKQIIFDIYCKVLGRRTDEDTNENMLFAQLGLRPNHLKQISIELHKALLVELPVMQLIRCKDANDVKALALQQGLEY, encoded by the coding sequence ATGAGTGATTTAACACCAATGCAGGCCGCATGTTGGTTTGGAAGAGAAGCTAATGCCAAACTTGGCGGTGTTGCATCTCACCTTTACACCGAGTTCGATGGTGAAAACATCAACTTAGAAAAGCTCAATTCAGCACTAGTAAGTTTGTACCACAGGCATGAAATGCTACGACTTAAAGTTGATGAGTTAGGCGTTTGTTCTATCGTAGATGTGCCCAACCATAGCCTGTTAGAAGTCGATGATTTTAGCTTGCTATCTAAAGATGAGCGGAATCAAGCATTGAGTAGTAAGAGAAAGAAGTGGGCCCATCAGATGCTTGATTTGACTCAAGGTCAAGCGGCAAAGTTCTCCGTGAGTTTACTACCAGGTGGCGCATTTCGATTACATATCGATACTGATATGATTGCTATAGACCCAGGTAGCTGTCGTATTTTAATTGAAGATCTTGCGAAGCTTTACGAGGAAGTTCCCTTAGAATCCAGCGATCAGTTGACCTTTTTCACTTGGCATGACTTAGCAAAAACAGATCCAGACCTAAAGTTACAACGAAAGGCTGACAGGAAGTGGTGGAAATCTCAGTTAGCAAGTATCGCTCCAGCGCCTTCATTGCCATTGCCAGACTCCAATCCTAGTCAGGTTGACAGCCATCATTATTCAGCTTGGTTGGAACCTGAGCAGCGAAAAGTTCTGTTATCTGTTGCCCGACAACACATGATTACACCCGCAAATCTGATGCTGGGTTTGTTTGCAAGAGCATTAGGTAAAGCGACTGGAGACGCCGCATTTAGAATTAACGTCCCGACATTTTGGCGTCCTCCTATTGTTGATGGCACAGAAGATTTAGTAGGGGACTTCGTTAACTTTGTCATTCTCAGTGTAGAAATGAATGGTTCTGAAACCCTCATTGATTTTTGCCACTCCATCGCTACTAAAATGGCGTCGCTACTTGGGCATAGTCGTTATGATGGTGTAAACGTAATGCGAGACCTTTCGGTACATCATGGCAGCTCGCAGCTCACACCGATTGTTTTTACCTCGGCAATTGATTTACCTAGTGGGGACCTATTCTCACGTCGAGTCCACAAGCATTTTGGTAGCATGAACTGGACTATTTCTCAAGGCTCTCAAGTCGCGCTTGACTCACAGGTTGTGAGTATTGATGGCGGTATCATGATCAATTGGGATGTTCGGCAAGAAGCCTTACCGAAGGACTGGACGTCGGCAATGTTCGAGCATTATGTTGCTTTGACGAAAAGTGTTATTTCTGACCCGAGCTTATTGGATGCCCCGCTGGAAAGCTTACAAACTAAACTGATTTGTCGAACGGGTTCAACGGCTGAGCTGACTCCGATGCAGAGAGCCTATTTGTTAGGAAGGACGACACAGATGCCTCTTGGAGGCGTTGCAATGCAAGAGATGTTGGAATATCGAGGAGTGCTTTCCGCTGCGTGTATTCGTCGTCGATTATCGAAAATGGTGGTCAACTATACGAGCTTGAGGAGGTTTGTTGATAGTCAGTCACTTAAGTTACATGTAAGTCAATGTCCTCAAGTGAACTTCAATCATGTGGATTTAAGTCAGCTGGAAACAGATAGGGTAGAGGAGGAACTAGGACGTTTTAGATATACATATAGCCATGCAATCTTTGAGCTAGAACAGCCGCTATGGAATATCACGACTTTTACTCTCCCTGACACTAAAACACACGTTTTTACTCGCTTTGATGCATTGATTCTTGATGCTCGCTCTATCGCCTCTTTGTTGGTGGAACTCTTTGAGGGAGAGGCACCATACATCCCCCTGATTGAAAATGAACCTAACGCTGAAGACGCACAAACGCAACGCAACAAAGACGAAAAATATTGGATTAATAAACTGTCCAGTGTTGAAAAGTCGATGCGCTTCCCTTGGCGTAAATCGCTCGAGTCGATCTCGCTGTCTCGATACAAGAGACAAAGTCTTGAAATTAGCAAAGATACAGTGAAAAAACTGGTTCGAGTAGGCGGGAAGCAAGGGTTATACAAAAACACCATAATGATGTCAGCTGTGATGGAAGCACTGTCTTCTCATGTCAGTGACGGCAAGTTGTGCGTGGCCGTTCCTGTATTACCGATGATCAGCACATCTTATTCAAGTGAATCGAGTTTTATTGCCGTACAGTGGGACGCGAATCAAAACGAATTTCTTCAACGAGCAAAGGCATTGCAAGCAGATACGTTAGAAGGCATAGAACACCTCGCATTCTCTGGTGTGGATTTAGCTCGTACGTTATTTGATAGATGCGGACCCGGGCCGACGCTTCCTATCGTTATCACTAATGGTTTGTCTTGGCCGGCACTAAGTGAAAACGCACCAATGACACTTCAACGTGGTTTAACACAAACTCCCCAAGTAGCTATCGATGTACGCTTTGTCGCACAGGCAGGGGGCTCAATCATGTTTAGCGTCGACTATGCCAGTGAAGCGTTTGCAGATGAGTTAGTGAAAGTGATGTTGGATCGTATTGACATGATTTTCAATTACATGATTACAACGTCTAAATTTGAAGTCGTATTGCAACAACGATTGTCACCTGATAAGTCAAGAGTCATAGAGCTATTTGAGATGCCTCCAAAAGAAGCCAGCACTGCTGACTCAACAAAACAGATTATCTTTGATATCTACTGCAAAGTTCTTGGTAGGAGAACAGACGAAGATACCAATGAAAACATGCTTTTCGCTCAGTTGGGACTTCGACCTAATCATCTTAAACAGATCAGTATCGAACTACACAAAGCTTTGCTGGTGGAGTTGCCAGTGATGCAGCTCATACGCTGCAAAGACGCTAACGATGTAAAGGCACTCGCTCTGCAGCAAGGGTTGGAGTATTAA
- a CDS encoding histidine decarboxylase yields MKLSDEDLGRLNEFWLYCKENQYFNVGYPESADFNYSILDKFMQFSINNCGDWREESNYKLNSFEFEKDVISFFSQLFKISHQESWGYISNGGTEGNLFSCYLARELFPTSYIYYSEETHYSVDKIARLLNITARKIPSLTNGEIDYQRLVKQIKKDKQNNPIIFANIGTTMRGAIDNIERIQLDLATIGLEKKNYYIHADAALSGMIMPFVDQPHPYSFEDGIDSISVSGHKMIGSPIPCGIVLAKRYMVDQISVEVDYISSRDQTISGSRNGHSALFMWTAIKSHSFSDWQDKVHLCLDMAEYTVQRFQAAGINAWRNKNSNTVVLPCPSEPVWRKYSLANSGDVAHIVTMPHLDSTEKLDSLIEDVIFDLNPDYGIRNASGQN; encoded by the coding sequence ATGAAACTATCCGATGAGGATCTAGGTAGGCTTAATGAATTTTGGCTTTACTGCAAGGAAAATCAATACTTTAATGTAGGATACCCTGAATCTGCTGATTTTAATTACTCGATACTAGACAAGTTCATGCAGTTCTCCATTAACAACTGTGGTGATTGGAGAGAAGAGAGTAATTACAAACTCAATTCATTTGAATTTGAGAAAGATGTGATTAGTTTTTTCTCCCAACTATTTAAGATATCTCACCAAGAAAGTTGGGGGTATATCTCTAATGGAGGCACTGAAGGTAACTTATTTTCATGTTATTTAGCTCGAGAGCTGTTTCCAACCAGCTACATCTATTATTCTGAAGAAACACATTACTCCGTCGATAAAATCGCTAGATTACTCAATATTACGGCAAGAAAAATCCCTTCATTGACAAATGGGGAAATAGATTATCAGCGACTTGTCAAACAAATTAAAAAAGACAAACAGAACAACCCTATTATCTTTGCCAATATAGGAACCACAATGCGTGGTGCAATAGATAATATTGAGCGAATTCAGCTTGATCTCGCAACAATAGGATTAGAGAAAAAAAACTACTACATTCATGCGGATGCAGCGTTAAGTGGAATGATCATGCCATTTGTTGATCAACCACATCCCTACTCCTTTGAAGATGGCATTGACTCAATCAGTGTATCAGGTCACAAGATGATAGGCTCCCCGATTCCGTGTGGGATCGTACTTGCCAAGCGATATATGGTTGACCAGATTTCTGTCGAGGTTGATTACATTTCTTCGCGCGATCAAACCATCAGCGGTTCAAGAAACGGTCATAGTGCCCTATTCATGTGGACAGCAATCAAAAGCCATTCGTTTTCAGACTGGCAAGACAAAGTACACCTTTGTTTGGATATGGCTGAATATACTGTTCAACGCTTCCAAGCAGCAGGGATCAATGCTTGGCGTAATAAAAATTCCAATACAGTCGTTTTACCATGCCCATCAGAGCCAGTTTGGCGAAAATACTCTTTAGCCAATTCTGGTGATGTCGCCCATATTGTCACAATGCCGCACCTAGATAGCACCGAAAAATTGGATTCGTTGATCGAAGACGTCATTTTCGACTTGAACCCTGATTACGGCATTCGCAACGCCAGCGGCCAGAATTAA
- a CDS encoding ABC transporter ATP-binding protein, translating into MISKISQYYVTPSLMPALQPSLKKLALGTLCEVLAALGNVGALLCLIQLIDDLTGQWVYGAIGLWAASALVSSVGSWLVHDAESQFSTRLRRQVAQHLTRLPSKTISQYGDNQLRRLISEDINTLHHMVAHLPSELVTFIVVPVTSIVIMLNLTGPVAMFTLLPGLIASLYYLLFLPRFAAKHGTERMTIMSDIVTAVNDYTRGIRVNRIYGTQTGALASYNDATRRFTLGIVKWVGSVALPAAVAIALLQAVSTFAIAYTVGYQLSPAAMASVFFFGLAVVSPVLKLGHGLDYVRAGKNAAKSISDFLQQPQIESGNLSVGEEPQPLQALKIVVTNGTVNIIDNFTHNFSVGSFTAIMGPSGAGKSTLLRILAVQEKPFSGLVALGDNELSELSEISRYSAIRYVPQDMGVLNTTIRQNLQLSAPNANDEKLRQALQQAQLEIDLNSDANVLSGGQQQCVVLANVFLTQANVLLLDEPTSALDKNTAFTVIKNLADFAKTHDKVFIMITHDSELAKLADSTLILNRNAQQ; encoded by the coding sequence ATGATAAGTAAGATCAGTCAATATTACGTCACGCCTAGCTTAATGCCAGCCTTACAACCATCGCTTAAGAAGCTTGCTTTGGGGACGCTTTGTGAAGTACTCGCCGCTTTGGGAAACGTTGGCGCACTGCTATGCTTAATACAGCTCATCGACGACCTTACAGGCCAATGGGTTTATGGTGCCATCGGCCTATGGGCTGCTAGCGCGCTTGTCTCATCAGTAGGCTCTTGGTTAGTCCATGATGCCGAGTCGCAGTTTTCCACTCGATTACGTCGCCAAGTTGCTCAGCATTTGACGCGCTTGCCAAGCAAGACCATCTCTCAATATGGTGATAATCAACTGCGTCGCTTGATTTCCGAAGACATCAACACACTTCACCACATGGTTGCACATTTGCCTTCAGAACTCGTGACATTCATTGTCGTCCCCGTTACTTCCATTGTAATCATGTTGAATCTTACAGGTCCGGTAGCCATGTTTACTCTCCTCCCTGGTCTGATTGCATCATTGTATTATTTGCTCTTTTTACCTAGGTTCGCCGCTAAACATGGCACAGAGCGCATGACAATAATGAGCGACATCGTTACTGCCGTAAACGACTACACAAGAGGCATCCGAGTTAATCGAATTTACGGTACACAGACAGGAGCACTCGCCAGCTACAACGACGCCACAAGACGCTTTACCCTCGGCATAGTAAAGTGGGTTGGTAGCGTAGCCCTTCCAGCCGCAGTGGCTATCGCATTACTTCAAGCTGTTTCGACTTTCGCGATAGCTTATACCGTTGGCTATCAATTGAGCCCTGCGGCGATGGCTTCGGTATTCTTTTTTGGTTTGGCCGTCGTATCACCAGTACTTAAGCTTGGACATGGGTTAGACTACGTTCGCGCAGGGAAGAATGCTGCAAAGAGCATCAGTGACTTTTTACAGCAACCACAGATAGAAAGTGGCAATTTGAGTGTTGGAGAAGAGCCTCAACCACTGCAAGCATTAAAAATCGTAGTTACTAATGGAACAGTTAATATTATTGATAACTTTACCCACAACTTCTCAGTGGGGTCGTTCACGGCCATCATGGGGCCTAGCGGTGCGGGTAAAAGCACGTTACTGCGTATTTTAGCTGTTCAAGAAAAGCCCTTTTCCGGCCTCGTTGCCTTGGGAGACAATGAACTTTCTGAACTCTCTGAGATATCACGCTACTCAGCCATACGCTATGTACCTCAAGATATGGGTGTACTCAACACTACCATTAGGCAGAACTTGCAATTATCAGCTCCAAATGCCAATGACGAAAAGCTTCGCCAAGCATTACAACAAGCTCAATTAGAGATTGACCTTAATTCAGATGCAAACGTACTTTCTGGAGGCCAGCAGCAGTGTGTCGTATTAGCAAACGTATTTTTGACTCAAGCCAATGTTTTATTGCTGGATGAACCAACCAGCGCTCTCGATAAAAATACAGCTTTCACTGTGATTAAAAATCTCGCCGATTTTGCGAAAACTCATGACAAAGTATTCATCATGATTACTCATGATTCAGAACTCGCGAAACTAGCAGACTCTACATTGATACTAAACAGAAATGCTCAACAATAG
- a CDS encoding ABC transporter ATP-binding protein, translating to MTSHNTLSSNSAIPQSAKHRLYHVAVGWGLVALFEATAYTLLAISIVEQASPLNTIMAAALTVIVTVLVTRSGFLSGAKLAGDLYSAVGHSLSKAKLAWFDDQHRTQLTQLAERGIPGFMAIPAHQLQTFLHAPLLPIFLVVGIGVVGGGEIALLSAVLLVVALLVQYKAQNYLSRSDRDRHDADVQATKSTLELIDHLELLRSIAGPERALERIDQSWHEQEKVYSTINCTASVATLVSALATILPLAGIATYLVLAQVTQPLLILALLILITRAAAPLGELALAGFAINDVKSSIRSYAQLTNVPVLPEPNSQYATSPKNHKFELNLVSHLDLFEDASVEIEQGETVVINGVSGSGKSTLLGLFLRFDDPNQGLISLGGVDLKNIPYNVLAQHIAYVAQDPIIYTGTMAENIRLGNPNASDREVESYARHAQLGELIDSSTGGIHQTVGQRGSGLSGGERQRVAIARALIKKAPILVFDEATSALDEATEKSIAQHIKTLNSTAIIVTHRDQNIWSPTLELTIEDGRVKVKENCATSLKSKAKTILGCSLSLGHAQYTTQQH from the coding sequence ATGACATCTCATAATACCCTCTCTTCCAATTCAGCGATTCCGCAAAGCGCTAAACATCGTTTATACCACGTCGCTGTAGGTTGGGGACTAGTTGCACTATTTGAGGCAACGGCGTACACACTTCTTGCGATATCGATCGTCGAACAAGCTTCACCCTTGAACACCATCATGGCTGCAGCGCTAACGGTAATAGTTACCGTTCTTGTAACTCGTTCTGGATTTCTTTCTGGCGCGAAACTGGCTGGGGATTTGTACTCTGCAGTGGGTCATTCACTCAGTAAAGCAAAGCTAGCCTGGTTTGATGATCAACATAGAACTCAGCTCACCCAACTAGCAGAACGAGGCATACCTGGCTTTATGGCCATTCCTGCTCATCAGTTACAAACGTTTTTACATGCCCCGTTGTTACCAATATTTTTAGTTGTTGGTATCGGGGTCGTTGGAGGTGGCGAAATTGCACTACTTAGCGCCGTACTGTTGGTAGTTGCGCTGCTAGTTCAATACAAGGCACAGAACTACTTAAGTCGCTCAGATAGAGACCGACATGACGCAGACGTTCAAGCTACAAAATCAACACTTGAACTCATCGATCATCTTGAGCTGCTTCGCTCAATAGCGGGTCCAGAGCGCGCATTAGAGCGTATTGACCAAAGTTGGCACGAACAAGAAAAAGTGTATTCAACCATCAATTGTACTGCTTCTGTCGCAACCTTAGTCTCGGCATTGGCAACCATTTTACCTCTTGCAGGTATCGCGACTTATCTCGTTTTAGCGCAAGTAACTCAACCCTTATTAATCTTAGCTTTATTGATATTGATTACCCGTGCAGCTGCACCTTTGGGTGAATTAGCATTGGCAGGCTTCGCGATTAACGACGTAAAATCCTCAATAAGAAGTTACGCTCAGTTAACGAATGTCCCTGTTCTACCTGAGCCTAACTCTCAATATGCAACCTCCCCCAAAAACCATAAGTTCGAACTGAACCTTGTGAGCCACTTAGATCTCTTTGAAGATGCTAGCGTGGAAATAGAGCAAGGCGAAACCGTCGTCATCAATGGAGTCAGTGGTAGTGGAAAAAGCACTTTACTGGGCCTGTTTCTAAGGTTTGATGATCCTAACCAAGGTCTTATTTCACTTGGGGGGGTAGACCTAAAAAATATCCCTTATAACGTGCTCGCCCAGCATATCGCTTATGTTGCTCAAGATCCGATCATTTATACAGGCACAATGGCGGAAAACATTCGATTAGGTAATCCAAACGCAAGTGATCGCGAAGTTGAAAGTTACGCAAGACACGCACAATTAGGCGAGCTTATTGACTCATCGACTGGAGGAATACATCAAACAGTCGGCCAAAGAGGCTCTGGGCTGTCAGGAGGAGAAAGGCAAAGAGTCGCCATTGCCCGAGCACTCATTAAAAAAGCACCAATCCTCGTTTTCGACGAAGCGACGTCAGCATTGGATGAAGCAACCGAAAAAAGCATTGCTCAACATATTAAAACCTTGAACTCGACAGCGATTATTGTCACGCATCGCGATCAGAATATATGGTCTCCGACATTGGAACTCACAATTGAAGACGGAAGAGTCAAGGTTAAAGAGAACTGTGCTACTTCCTTAAAAAGCAAAGCTAAGACGATACTAGGCTGCTCGTTATCATTGGGCCATGCTCAATACACGACCCAGCAGCACTAA
- a CDS encoding isochorismate synthase, translating into MKREVVGFSKMANEMFDKELQDSPFFFSSPQNSMLCVGVKIRLTRSIPFSQLASIAEGLLESAKTPENDNPVLFATVPFDENTPTQFCIPETLYVSSSTRGHNNDKGVPQTAKVVSPPTGDEYKNGVSHLLELFNTTELSKVVLSRSVKITTNENINPCSLLRNLLSINTNGYTFCSQISEASKLMGASPELLLSKKGSHVASNPLAGSRPKSSCEIENKTAYASLLDTQKDLNEHSFVVEEVEKVLGQYCHNLYTPMVPSVIETETMLHLSTLLQGQADDPNISSLKIAADLHPTPAVCGFPRQTAYAAIKEIEKFERGYFTGMVGWCDARGNGEWVVTIRCAEVSQRAMSLYAGAGIVHESSPQSELDETGAKMNTILHAAGLQIDDLLTA; encoded by the coding sequence ATGAAACGAGAGGTTGTCGGCTTTTCCAAAATGGCCAACGAGATGTTCGATAAAGAGCTCCAAGATTCCCCGTTCTTTTTCTCATCTCCACAAAACTCTATGCTTTGTGTCGGCGTCAAAATAAGATTAACTCGCTCCATTCCTTTCTCGCAATTGGCAAGCATCGCTGAAGGATTACTAGAAAGCGCTAAAACACCGGAAAATGATAATCCGGTGTTATTTGCTACCGTTCCATTCGATGAAAATACACCTACTCAGTTTTGTATTCCTGAAACGCTGTATGTTTCAAGCAGTACCCGCGGGCATAACAATGATAAAGGTGTACCACAAACAGCAAAAGTCGTCTCACCACCAACTGGTGATGAGTATAAAAATGGCGTTTCACATTTACTTGAGCTATTTAACACCACTGAACTATCAAAAGTCGTGCTCTCTCGCTCGGTTAAAATCACTACCAATGAAAACATTAACCCATGTTCGCTTCTACGCAACTTGCTTTCCATAAACACCAACGGCTATACGTTTTGCTCTCAAATATCAGAAGCTTCTAAACTGATGGGCGCGAGCCCTGAGTTACTTCTCTCTAAAAAAGGGAGTCACGTGGCATCCAATCCGCTAGCGGGATCGCGGCCTAAATCGTCTTGTGAGATCGAAAACAAAACGGCCTATGCTTCTTTGTTAGATACGCAGAAAGATCTCAATGAACATAGCTTCGTCGTTGAAGAAGTAGAAAAGGTACTTGGCCAGTATTGTCACAACCTATACACCCCTATGGTTCCCTCTGTCATAGAAACAGAAACCATGCTGCACTTATCTACTCTACTACAGGGACAAGCTGACGACCCTAATATCAGTTCGTTAAAAATCGCCGCAGACCTTCATCCAACTCCGGCGGTGTGCGGATTCCCTAGACAAACGGCTTATGCTGCTATCAAAGAAATTGAAAAGTTCGAGCGTGGCTATTTCACTGGAATGGTCGGCTGGTGCGACGCAAGAGGTAACGGTGAATGGGTAGTAACTATTCGATGTGCTGAAGTAAGTCAACGAGCTATGTCGCTTTACGCGGGTGCAGGAATCGTTCATGAATCCTCTCCGCAGAGTGAGCTTGATGAAACTGGCGCCAAGATGAACACCATTTTACACGCCGCAGGACTACAAATTGATGATCTACTGACAGCATAA
- a CDS encoding (2,3-dihydroxybenzoyl)adenylate synthase, which produces MTNYDFTPWPEDVSRKYRNLGYWQDKTLYDHLHMIATSSPDAPAICCGENTYSYDELLERIHQLAGGFIKLGLRPGDNVVLQINNTAEFYFSFFALTLKGIKPVLALPAHRYLDLRYFCEHAGARAYIFSEYTSGKATQNIASQLLENCATLDFAITTGETREGRVHSLKNLFIEPSTSQSTTADNIAFFQLSGGTTGTPKLIPRTHNDYAYSILGSNSICQFNQDTRYLCTLPAAHNFPLSSPGTLGTLFAGGCVVLSLDGSPELNFSLIEKHRVNTCALVPPLALLWMQYARSATQDFSSLDLIQVGGAKFSESAARELPSVLGCKLQQVFGMAEGLVNYTRLDDPIDVITKTQGRPISKHDEILIVDEAGLPVALGEEGQLMTRGPYTIRGYYKAPEHNQRAFNPNGFYATGDLVRQTAEGNIIVTGREKDQINRGGEKIATEEIENILLRHDGIHDVALIAVPDEFLGEKSCAVIVCNANAHLKPVTIRKFLYTQGVAEYKIPDHIKFCQQLPKTPVGKINKKALRAKYSA; this is translated from the coding sequence ATGACGAACTATGATTTTACACCTTGGCCAGAGGACGTCAGCCGTAAATATCGAAACTTAGGATATTGGCAAGATAAAACGTTATACGACCATCTCCATATGATTGCAACGTCTTCACCCGACGCGCCCGCGATCTGCTGTGGAGAAAACACCTATAGCTACGACGAGTTACTGGAGCGAATCCACCAACTCGCAGGAGGATTCATAAAGTTAGGTTTGCGACCTGGTGATAATGTCGTTTTACAAATCAATAATACGGCTGAATTCTATTTCTCGTTTTTCGCTCTCACCCTAAAAGGGATTAAGCCCGTTCTCGCTCTGCCCGCACATCGCTATTTAGATCTGCGCTATTTTTGCGAACACGCTGGAGCGAGAGCCTACATTTTTTCCGAGTATACCTCAGGAAAAGCAACACAGAACATCGCCTCTCAATTACTTGAGAACTGTGCAACTTTAGACTTCGCCATTACGACAGGTGAAACAAGGGAAGGCCGTGTTCACTCACTGAAAAATTTGTTTATCGAGCCCTCTACAAGTCAAAGTACTACCGCCGATAACATTGCCTTTTTTCAACTGTCAGGGGGGACGACAGGTACACCAAAGCTAATCCCAAGAACTCATAATGACTACGCTTACAGTATTTTGGGAAGCAACAGTATCTGTCAATTTAATCAAGACACTCGCTATTTATGCACGTTACCAGCCGCTCATAACTTTCCCTTAAGCTCTCCAGGCACTTTAGGGACACTATTCGCTGGAGGTTGCGTAGTACTCAGTCTAGATGGCTCACCTGAACTCAACTTTTCATTGATTGAAAAGCACAGAGTCAATACATGTGCACTCGTCCCTCCCCTAGCCTTACTTTGGATGCAATACGCGCGAAGCGCTACGCAAGATTTTTCGAGTTTAGATCTTATTCAAGTAGGTGGCGCAAAGTTTAGCGAAAGTGCAGCTCGGGAACTTCCATCTGTTCTTGGATGTAAATTGCAGCAAGTATTTGGAATGGCAGAAGGGCTAGTTAACTATACTCGCCTAGACGACCCTATCGACGTCATAACAAAAACACAAGGCCGTCCTATTTCGAAACATGATGAAATACTAATCGTAGACGAAGCGGGTTTACCTGTTGCCCTTGGAGAAGAAGGGCAATTGATGACTCGAGGTCCATACACAATAAGAGGTTACTATAAAGCTCCAGAGCACAACCAACGCGCGTTTAACCCAAATGGTTTTTATGCGACAGGAGATCTTGTCCGCCAAACCGCCGAGGGCAATATCATTGTGACAGGAAGAGAAAAAGATCAAATTAACAGAGGTGGAGAAAAGATCGCCACTGAAGAAATTGAGAATATATTACTTAGACATGATGGTATTCATGATGTCGCTTTAATAGCGGTTCCTGATGAATTTTTAGGAGAAAAAAGTTGCGCCGTAATCGTCTGTAATGCAAACGCTCACCTTAAGCCCGTTACGATTAGGAAATTTTTATACACGCAAGGAGTTGCAGAGTATAAAATCCCTGATCACATCAAGTTTTGCCAGCAATTACCGAAAACCCCTGTTGGTAAAATCAATAAAAAGGCTTTAAGAGCAAAATACAGCGCTTAG
- a CDS encoding isochorismatase family protein: MAIPKIAPYQVLQPESFPINKVDWVIAPKKSVVLVHDLQTYFLNFFDKTLSPIPELLQNVKKVTENARAAGIPVVYTAQPANQDPKERALLTDFWGSGLTQGTEIVPEVPPQSGDIQYTKWRYSAFKKTPLLEWMKEEQRDQLIIVGVYGHIGILSTALDAFMLDIKPFVIGDAIADFSREDHVYTLKYISSRSGCVKSVDDFVTSVSSDASLSTSNLSLEAMRKDVADILEVDLDEVDVDENLIFLGLDSIRVMTLHSRWKMLGLDIELAEMVAKNTIKDWWEAAQVLA, encoded by the coding sequence ATGGCCATTCCTAAGATCGCCCCATACCAAGTACTTCAACCAGAGTCATTTCCCATAAATAAAGTTGACTGGGTGATAGCTCCTAAGAAGTCAGTTGTTTTAGTCCATGATTTGCAAACTTATTTCCTCAACTTTTTTGATAAAACTTTGTCACCTATTCCTGAACTTCTACAAAATGTTAAAAAAGTTACAGAGAATGCTAGAGCGGCAGGCATACCAGTCGTTTATACGGCTCAACCTGCCAATCAAGATCCAAAAGAAAGGGCGCTCCTGACTGATTTTTGGGGCTCAGGCCTAACTCAAGGTACGGAGATAGTGCCAGAAGTACCACCGCAATCTGGTGATATTCAATACACTAAGTGGCGCTATAGTGCGTTTAAGAAAACGCCTTTGCTTGAATGGATGAAAGAGGAGCAAAGGGACCAACTCATCATCGTTGGTGTCTATGGCCATATCGGAATTCTTTCAACAGCACTTGACGCTTTTATGCTAGATATCAAGCCGTTTGTTATTGGCGACGCTATTGCAGATTTTTCTAGAGAAGATCATGTGTACACGCTTAAATACATTTCTAGTCGAAGTGGTTGTGTTAAATCTGTTGATGACTTTGTCACAAGCGTCAGTTCCGATGCCTCTTTATCCACTAGTAATCTCAGTCTAGAAGCGATGAGGAAGGATGTTGCGGATATTCTTGAAGTTGATTTAGATGAAGTAGATGTAGACGAAAATCTTATCTTTCTCGGGTTAGATTCCATTCGTGTAATGACATTACATAGCCGTTGGAAAATGCTAGGTTTAGATATAGAACTTGCTGAAATGGTAGCAAAAAATACTATTAAAGATTGGTGGGAAGCCGCTCAAGTACTAGCTTAA